A stretch of DNA from Leptospira bouyouniensis:
TATGTATAAAAACGCACCGAGAAGGAGTAAGGTGACCGCCCCCCCGAATTGCATCATCCTGTATGCGTATATCGTATATTTATTTTTTCTTGGATCAAATTGAAAGCAAAATAAAGCAAACTTGTCCACAAAACTCCCAATCTTACCAGAAGATGCCTCAAGAAAGGCAAATTTTAAATCTCTAGGTTCGAGTTGGATGCCTTGGAAGATCCGAGACACTCTCCCATCAGGAGTCAAAACATACACACCACTTGCATGGATGTATTGTTTCGCTTCCTTATCCCAGGCGTAACGAAAATCCAATTGTTTAGTCAATGCATCAATGGATTCTTGTGTGCCTGTGAGTAAATGGAGACCCAACTCTCCTCCCACTCTTCCATAATCCTTCAAGTATGCACCTTTCTTTGGAAACGAGATCGATTCGTTTTCTTTAGGGTCAATCGATACTGCAATATATTGGTATTCTTTCCCTAAAGACCAATCGAGGTCTTTCAAACTTTTAAAAACACCATTGAGGTGAAAGTTACAAAGGGTTGGGCATTTGAAGTAAACAGGAGAAAGTAGGATGGGTTTCCCTTGGGAAAGGAAATCGGAAAAAAGAACTTCTTTTCCAGATTCATCTCGAAAGGGAATATCGAGTCGCAATGTTTTGCCCGTGACATCTGAAAATCCAATGTTTTCCAATTCCTTGGGAAGTTTGTTTTCTCTTGTTAAGTTGGAGTGTGGGTCATACGCAGACACAGACTCAAAAACAAAGATCAAACAAAAACAAATGAAAATGCGGATGTTCACGTAATTTGGTTGTTACCCTATTTGGACTGAACGCTAGGAGTTTCCATTCCTGGGTTTTCCGGAGTCCCCGGATGCACAAAGGAAATGTACGCGAAGAAAAGTATGTTGAGTGCGAGTGTGACAAGGAAAGTCCAATAGCCACCCTTGTTGTAAAGGTCTGTGTTTTGCATAATCTTACCTGATATAGTCTATACGAAAAACTGCTCTTTTTATCCAACAATTTTTAAAAGATGCAAGATTAATTTTATTTTCCCCAAACCCAGATCACAAAACCTGGAGGAAACAGACAGACGTATGACACTCAAACGTTTTTACACCATCCTTTCCGTTATGATCCTAATCAATCTTCTCTATGGTCCACTGGTACGGGCCACAGATTCGGGCCTTGCATGCCCGGATTGGCCATTATGTCATGGGAAGTTTGTGCCTGAGTTTACCTTTCAAATTTTTATGGAGGTTGGACATCGTTATTATTCAGGGATAATTGGGATCCTTGTAGGGATTGGGTTCGTTTGGATCATAAAAAATCCTGAAACAAGAAAATCTTTGGGAGTGGCAGCAACTTTATCCATATTGTTTCTCATTTCTCAAGTGATTCTCGGTGGTTTAACTGTTACAAAACTTCTCCATCCGACAACTGTTAACTTACATTTACTCAATGCCGTATTATTATTATCGGCGTGTATCACAATTCGTCTGTCATTATCAGAAGACTCTTCTTTATCCGAATTTCAATGGAACCAAACGGGAAAATATTATTTTGTAATCGTTCTAGTTTCCGTATTGTACCAATTATTCTTAGGTGGTAAAGTCAGTTCCCACTATGCAGGACTTGCTTGTCCCGATTTCCCAACTTGCCATGGTGAATGGTTTCCACAGATGGTTGGAACGATACGATTCCATATGGAACACAGGCTATTTGGTTACCTCACTGCCCTACTTGTTTTATCTTTATCTGCCTATGCAATCCTTACCTTAAGAAACAAAAAGGTAAAACAATACTTAAAAATCGCATCATACTTAATCTCATTCCAAATCTTTTTGGGAGCGATGAATGTTTTGTACCATTTACCAAAACTCATTACAGGCCTACATACATTGAACGGAGTTTTAGTATTTTTATTTTGTTATATGGCCGCTTTCTATCATTTCCGTACAAACAAACAAGAGGCACACTGATGTTCCGATTGTGGAACCAACTCACAAAACCTAGGGTAACAGTGCTCGTACTCGCGACAGTTATGCCTGGGATGTATCTCGGGACTAGTGGGTATCCCAGTTTGTATGCGATCTCCATCACATTATTTGGAACGTATTTAATGAGTTCAGCTTCTTTTATTCTCAACCAATACATTGAGAGAGAAAGAGATGCTGTGATGTACAGAACCAAACAACGGCCAATCCCCGCCGGTGAAATTTCACCGCCGAAAGCATTGGCACTTGGAGTTATCGTTGCTATCCTTGCATTTGTTATCTTAACTTATTATATCAACTTATTAACAGCTGTTTGTGCTTTATCGGCACTACTTCTCTACGTTTTTTTATACACGATATGGTTAAAACCAAGAACAGAACAAAATATTGTGATTGGTGGAATCTCTGGTTGTATTGGTCCTCTCATCGGTTATGCTGCAATGGCGAATGCTCTTCCAGTCCAGGCTTGGATCATGTTCCTTATGATTTTCCTTTGGACACCTGCACATTTTTGGGCCCTTGCCATCTTTTTAAAAGATGATTATGAATTTGCAGGGATTCCAATGATGCCTGTGGTTTCCGGGATCAAAAAAACCGTGAACCAAATTTTTCTATATGCCATTGCTTATTCTTTGTCTGTGATTGGATTTTATTTTGTTGATGATCGTATGGGGTATTTGTTTTTACTTTCTGCCATCGTCCTCACGATCCTCATCCTCAGTTTTGCTTACCGTTTAAAACTTTCTATGGACAAAGTGCTTGCGAAACGGTTTTTCTTTTTTAGTATTTTACACTTATTCCTTGTGAGCATTGCCATCGTCATCGATTCCAAAATTTAGGTTTTTTGATTGATTTGGGCTAAGGAATCTGTTTTCCTTTTGCCCATGAGTGTACTATCGCGTTATTTTACAAAATCTGATTTAGATGAGATCAAATCGGCCGTCGGGGAAGCTGAGTCCAAAACGTCGGCTGAAATTGTCCCTTTTTTTGCAGAATCTTCCCATCACTACCGGGAATGGGCATGGTTTGGTGCTTTTTTAATGGGAGGCCTAACGGGGATTAGTTTTTATACAGCTCAAAATGTGTACGGACTTGTCTGGGGAAATGAATCTTTATTTGCAGTTCTCTCCGTATGGATTGGAGCCATTTTTGGACTTGGAATCTTTACATTATTTCCAAAACTGAGGATCCAACTTGTTCCGAGAAATGCCAGACAATACTTTGTCGAACTTAGGGCGAAAGAAGCGTTTTTAGAGGAGGAAGTCTTCCGAACCAAAAACCGAACTGGTATTTTAATTTATATTTCACTCTTTGAACATTTTGTCAGAGTCTATCCGGATAAAGAAATTGCACGCGTGGTGCCTAAATCGGAATGGAATGAAGCAGTCAGGTTAATTGTCGATGGAATGAAGTCTGGCAAAAAAAAAGAAGGGATCGTAGCAAGCATCCTATTCTGCGGGGACTTACTCAAACAATACAATATCCATGTTGAAAAGGATGATAAAAACGAGATCTCAAATGAAATTCGAGATGGTGGGAAATTGATGTGATGGAAATCAAATCATCAAAACAAGTTTCGAAATCCTCTCACACTCAATCTATATTCTGTTTTCTTCTAGTTGCGGTGATCAGTGTACAATCTTCTCTTTCAGGATACCCTGTTCCTAAATTGGAAAGAAGGGTCATGGATCATGCGGGGATTTTATCTCAAAGTACGGTCGAACAAATTGAAGCAAATTTAAAACAATTTGAAGCAGAAACAAGTAACCAAATAGCTGTGTATACGACTCCTAGTTTGCATGATGAAACCATTGAAGATGTTGCAATAGAAATTTTCGATGAATGGAAATTAGGACAAAAATCTAAAAACAATGGCGTTTTGCTGATCATTGCACCTAACGAAAGAAAGATGAGAATTGCTGTTGGACGTGGATTAGAAGGTGCACTGACCGATATACAAGCAAAACAAATTATTCGTAACGAACTTCGTCCTAGTTTTAAATCCGGTGATATGGATGGAGGAGTGACTGCTGGGGTAAACGCCATCATGGCGACGATACGCGGAGAATATGCTCCTTCCGAAGACGATGTACAAACCACAGGCCGAGATACCTTAGGAGATGTGATCCCTTCCGGAATTGTAGGTGGGATTTTCACATTTATTTCTTTGTTCATACCCTCCTTTGGTGGAGTCATCTTTACCATCATTGGCCTCATTGTCATCTTACCGCTCTTCACCTTTCTCTTTGGAGGCACCTTTGGACTCATTGCAGCCATCCTATTATTTGTCATCATCATGTTCCTAAAACGGAAACTGGGACTTGGCCAGGGAGGCGGAGGCAGTGGATCAGATGGGGGTGGGTTTTATGGCGGCTGGTCTTCTGGAAGTGACTCTTGGTCTTCGAGTGATTCCAGTGATAGTTGGTCTGGAGGTGGTGGAGACTCTGCGGGTGGCGGATCATCTGGTGACTGGTAATTGGATTCCCAATAAAACCAACTGAAAAAGGAAACGATACTTATCTTCGTTTCCTTTCAGATAAAAAGGTATTTCTATCTTTCATATGTGTGTGTGAATATTTCCGATTTTACTATTTCGCTAGTTTGAATTGAAATGCAAATGAGATAACGAAATCAATTGAAGGCTTTTGTTTTGGAGCAGAGTAAAATAGGAAGAAAGATTTTACACTAAATCAATTGCCTTTGTTTATACAACTTCAATGACAATTAATGTGGAATCGTCTTTCCAACTGATTTTATTCATTTTTTGGAATAACATCGTTTGCACGGAAGGAATGATTTCTTGAAACGATAATTCGTTTGTACTTCGGATCACAGACAATAATTCATCCCACGCTTGCATTCCATCTTCTTCATTCAATTCTTCGAATAGTCCGTCAGTAAAAAGAAAAATTCGATCACCCGATTCTACTTTGGTTTCAAAGATCCCATATCGATAGTGTTCCAGTATCCCAATGATTGGCCCTGTATTTTCTAAAATAGTTGGCTCACTATTTTTTTTCATTATGATTTGATTTTGCACACCACCACCCGCATAACGGAGTATATTTTG
This window harbors:
- a CDS encoding SCO family protein — encoded protein: MNIRIFICFCLIFVFESVSAYDPHSNLTRENKLPKELENIGFSDVTGKTLRLDIPFRDESGKEVLFSDFLSQGKPILLSPVYFKCPTLCNFHLNGVFKSLKDLDWSLGKEYQYIAVSIDPKENESISFPKKGAYLKDYGRVGGELGLHLLTGTQESIDALTKQLDFRYAWDKEAKQYIHASGVYVLTPDGRVSRIFQGIQLEPRDLKFAFLEASSGKIGSFVDKFALFCFQFDPRKNKYTIYAYRMMQFGGAVTLLLLGAFLYINWRKITNNNRQGVT
- a CDS encoding COX15/CtaA family protein encodes the protein MTLKRFYTILSVMILINLLYGPLVRATDSGLACPDWPLCHGKFVPEFTFQIFMEVGHRYYSGIIGILVGIGFVWIIKNPETRKSLGVAATLSILFLISQVILGGLTVTKLLHPTTVNLHLLNAVLLLSACITIRLSLSEDSSLSEFQWNQTGKYYFVIVLVSVLYQLFLGGKVSSHYAGLACPDFPTCHGEWFPQMVGTIRFHMEHRLFGYLTALLVLSLSAYAILTLRNKKVKQYLKIASYLISFQIFLGAMNVLYHLPKLITGLHTLNGVLVFLFCYMAAFYHFRTNKQEAH
- the cyoE gene encoding heme o synthase; this encodes MFRLWNQLTKPRVTVLVLATVMPGMYLGTSGYPSLYAISITLFGTYLMSSASFILNQYIERERDAVMYRTKQRPIPAGEISPPKALALGVIVAILAFVILTYYINLLTAVCALSALLLYVFLYTIWLKPRTEQNIVIGGISGCIGPLIGYAAMANALPVQAWIMFLMIFLWTPAHFWALAIFLKDDYEFAGIPMMPVVSGIKKTVNQIFLYAIAYSLSVIGFYFVDDRMGYLFLLSAIVLTILILSFAYRLKLSMDKVLAKRFFFFSILHLFLVSIAIVIDSKI
- a CDS encoding TPM domain-containing protein, with the protein product MSVLSRYFTKSDLDEIKSAVGEAESKTSAEIVPFFAESSHHYREWAWFGAFLMGGLTGISFYTAQNVYGLVWGNESLFAVLSVWIGAIFGLGIFTLFPKLRIQLVPRNARQYFVELRAKEAFLEEEVFRTKNRTGILIYISLFEHFVRVYPDKEIARVVPKSEWNEAVRLIVDGMKSGKKKEGIVASILFCGDLLKQYNIHVEKDDKNEISNEIRDGGKLM
- a CDS encoding TPM domain-containing protein; the encoded protein is MEIKSSKQVSKSSHTQSIFCFLLVAVISVQSSLSGYPVPKLERRVMDHAGILSQSTVEQIEANLKQFEAETSNQIAVYTTPSLHDETIEDVAIEIFDEWKLGQKSKNNGVLLIIAPNERKMRIAVGRGLEGALTDIQAKQIIRNELRPSFKSGDMDGGVTAGVNAIMATIRGEYAPSEDDVQTTGRDTLGDVIPSGIVGGIFTFISLFIPSFGGVIFTIIGLIVILPLFTFLFGGTFGLIAAILLFVIIMFLKRKLGLGQGGGGSGSDGGGFYGGWSSGSDSWSSSDSSDSWSGGGGDSAGGGSSGDW